The window ACCGTGTTCAGCCACGAGTCCTGACCACCCTGCGCCCGAGGCACGACGTGGTCCACGGTCGTCGCCCGACGACCGCAGTACGCGCACCTGTGCCGGTCACGCACCAGCACACCCCGCCTCGACCACGGCGCTTGTCTTCGGAACGGCACCCGTACATAGCGGCAGAGCCTGATCACCCGGGGCGCCGGTATGTCGAGCGCGGCTCCGCGCATACGCAGTTCGGGGTGGGCCTGCTCGACAACGGCCTTGTCCTGCAGCACCAGAACGACGGCTCGATTCAACGTCACCGTCGACAGCGGCTCAAAGCTCGCATTCAGCACCAGCGTGTCCCGCATCAAGCCCACCTCCCATGCGCACCGGCCCACCGCCTGGCGGGCTTGGATCAACTCTGGCCGGGCACGCCGAGATGGACAACGCAATAAAAACTGCCC is drawn from Streptomyces liliifuscus and contains these coding sequences:
- a CDS encoding HNH endonuclease — its product is MRDTLVLNASFEPLSTVTLNRAVVLVLQDKAVVEQAHPELRMRGAALDIPAPRVIRLCRYVRVPFRRQAPWSRRGVLVRDRHRCAYCGRRATTVDHVVPRAQGGQDSWLNTVASCAEDNHRKAARTPEQAGMPLLRQPFEPTPADAMLLALGRDDLEALPEWLAQPAA